From one Coffea eugenioides isolate CCC68of chromosome 11, Ceug_1.0, whole genome shotgun sequence genomic stretch:
- the LOC113752113 gene encoding TIMELESS-interacting protein-like gives MDKGGGGGTAAAPTGCYKCGRPGHWSRDCPSNPPSSSSKNNNDENTIDKDLNRDPSGSAYSYSKKTFKNNAQSNSASAAEKPKRLPRTRPKLTPDLLLSNDGIGHILRHFPRAFKYRGRGHEVSDLGNLLGLYAEWHSRLLPYFSFDQFVHKLEQIGTKNRVKKCIRELRERIADGVDPAELHEPQVQDNNPNHEQGTSNLDARDTEEENRFHEDTNMENAIEDNTCPEIPDNSTLQESILNEIWEKAMEEPFKPSDDKIVEAGASHADNETPKMAPGETSSSSNGTMLSEEQRARMEANRLKALVKTGQEPSKPSDDKIVEAEASHADKETPTMAPRKTYCSSNGTMLSEEQRTRMEANRLKAFEKAAARARKL, from the exons ATGGACAAAGGCGGCGGCGGCGGTACTGCGGCAGCGCCGACAGGCTGCTACAAGTGCGGGAGACCAGGCCACTGGTCACGAGACTGCCCATCAAACCCACCATCTTCAAGCTCCAAGAACAACAATGACGAAAATACTATTGACAAAGATCTGAACAGAGATCCAAGTGGATCTGCTTACAGTTATTCGAAGAAAACTTTCAAAAATAATGCTCAAAGCAACTCTGCCTCTGCTGCAGAGAAGCCCAAGAGACTTCCCAGAACGAGGCCTAAGCTTACCCCAGATCTCCTCCTCTCAAACGACGGAATTGGCCATATTCTCCGCCATTTCCCTCGTGCTTTTAAGTACCGCGGACGCGGTCATGAG GTCAGTGATCTGGGGAACCTACTTGGCTTGTATGCTGAATGGCACTCTCGTTTATTACCATACTTCTCGTTTGACCAGTTTGTACATAAATTGGAGCAGATTGGCACCAAAAACCGTGTCAAG AAATGTATCCGAGAATTACGAGAGAGAATTGCCGATGGAGTAGACCCAGCAGAGCTGCATGAGCCTCAAGTTCAAGATAACAATCCAAATCATGAACAAGGCACCTCAAATTTAG ATGCCAGGGACACAGAAGAAGAAAATCGTTTTCATGAGGATACTAATATGGAAAATGCTATTGAGGATAACACATGTCCGGAAATTCCAGATAATAGTACTCTTCAGGAAAGCATCCTTAATGAAATTTGGGAAAAGGCCATGGAG GAACCATTTAAGCCTTCAGATGACAAGATTGTTGAAGCTGGTGCATCTCATGCAGATAATGAGACACCAAAAATGGCACCTGGAGAAACGTCTTCCAGTTCTAATGGAACTATGCTCTCAGAAGAACAGCGAGCTCGTATGGAAGCTAACAGACTGAAGGCATTAGTAAAAACTGGACAGGAACCATCTAAGCCTTCAGATGACAAGATAGTTGAAGCTGAAGCATCTCATGCAGATAAAGAGACACCAACAATGGCACCCAGAAAAACGTATTGCAGTTCTAATGGAACTATGCTCTCAGAAGAACAGCGAACTCGCATGGAAGCTAACAGACTGAAGGCATTCGAAAAAGCTGCTGCTCGTGCCCGGAAGCTGTAA
- the LOC113752114 gene encoding 2S albumin-like, protein MAKLTLFAANLVVLFAVAVAFDFSTLIPDLKTLDVFKGKAPSCEKEMQKQQLDFCQRYLQESSRFQPSFTVVHQASSWREAFRQCCEQLEKFSKKCRCDPIRQIVLQQMQGEQLEGIERQEMLQTAQSLPNLCRIKKAQPCNIPTSLASF, encoded by the exons ATGGCAAAACTCACCCTTTTTGCAGCAAATTTGGTGGTTCTTTTTGCCGTGGCTGTGGCCTTTGACTTCAGTACTCTGATCCCAGATCTCAAGACTCTAGACGTATTCAAAGGAAAAGCACCTAGTTGTGAGAAAGAAATGCAGAAGCAGCAGCTTGACTTCTGCCAAAGATACCTTCAAGAGAGCAGCAGATTCCAACCATCATTCACGGTTGTTCATCAAGCTTCAAGTTGGCGTGAAGCATTCAGGCAATGTTGTGAGCAATTGGAGAAGTTCTCTAAGAAATGCAGATGTGACCCTATAAGACAG ATAGTTCTGCAGCAAATGCAAGGGGAGCAATTAGAAGGAATTGAGAGGCAAGAAATGTTGCAGACTGCACAGAGTCTTCCTAATTTGTGCCGAATCAAAAAAGCACAGCCTTGTAATATACCTACATCTTTGGCTTCATTTTAG